Proteins encoded by one window of Juglans regia cultivar Chandler chromosome 15, Walnut 2.0, whole genome shotgun sequence:
- the LOC108991705 gene encoding type IV inositol polyphosphate 5-phosphatase 11 has translation MVYMNPNDTANHDHEGIKTVGADNLCDFSSSSDLCICIVTWNMNGQVCYEDLAEIVGSGSRKFDLLVIGLQEVPQNNILQPLQAALVETDHILLGKSIMQSLQLYVFGPKKCSDFFSKEVLQVDKHSIGGFGGLIGRKKGAVAIRINYKGIRMVFISCHLSAHARRVEDRNSQCRHMSHSLFSKNWNPYARPAHITVWLGDLNYRIQGIDTHPARNLIHQDLHRMLISKDQLLQEAERGHIFNGYCEGTLTFKPTYKYNVGSSKYDTSYKVRVPSWTDRILFKIEDMEKINANLHSYESVDEIISSDHKPVKAHICLKLINNKQ, from the exons ATGGTTTATATGAACCCCAACGACACAGCAAATCATGATCATGAAGGAATAAAGACAGTTGGGGCAGATAATCTATGCGATTTCTCGAGCAGTTCGGATCTCTGCATTTGCATCGTTACATGGAACATGAATGGGCAg gTGTGTTACGAAGATCTTGCAGAAATAGTAGGGAGCGGATCACGAAAGTTCGATCTTCTGGTTATAGGGTTGCAGGAGGTTCCCCAGAACAACATTTTACAGCCATTGCAGGCCGCTCTTGTGGAAACTGATCACAT TCTGTTAGGAAAATCAATTATGCAATCTCTGCAGCTGTATGTCTTTGGACCAAAGAAGTGCTCAGATTTCTTCAGCAAAG AAGTACTTCAGGTAGATAAGCATTCTATTGGGGGTTTTGGGGGATTAATTGGGAGAAAGAAAGGTGCTGTGGCAATTCGCATCAACTACAAAGGCATCCGAATGGTGTTCATTTCATGCCATCTCTCTG cTCATGCACGTCGAGTAGAAGACAGAAACTCGCAGTGCAGGCACATGTCACACTCACTCTTCTCCAAGAACTGGAACCCTTATGCCAGACCTGCTCACATCACTGTCTGGTTAGGAGATCTCAATTACAGGATACAAGGCATCGATACACATCCAGCAAGAAATTTGATACACCAAGACCTTCACAGA ATGCTCATAAGCAAAGATCAACTCTTACAAGAGGCTGAAAGAGGACATATTTTCAATGGCTACTGCGAAGGGACATTGACATTCAAGCCAACCTATAAATATAATGTTGGAAGTAGCAAGTACGACACTAGTTACAAG GTAAGAGTGCCATCATGGACAGATCGAATATTGTTCAAGATAGAAGACATGGAGAAAATCAATGCCAACTTGCATTCTTACGAGTCAGTGGATGAAATAATCAGCTCTGATCATAAACCAGTTAAAGCTCACATCTGTTTAAAACTTATTAACAATAAACAGTAG